The following are from one region of the Takifugu rubripes chromosome 12, fTakRub1.2, whole genome shotgun sequence genome:
- the LOC101063516 gene encoding histone-lysine N-methyltransferase SETDB1-like — MEELEMTTEAFQKWIRVNLKHQVFMEVEEKFKLLQSLLDRREKLSAHLLQLCRSVARCEALVKKQYSFLGWEYTEPDSGDAQNATGGEVSSIKEKPHAGVLPQGWEHTGGKVTPDRQPVVLLTRLPPCELSSLSLPASQIPGRGHESSKTSDEDEPQETGDSDVSVSSFITLHKRRKREQKDEKLDTSPSTGSEGTGAVGSVQNKAGIKHKERKMMEVTTRPASNKVKFRSEACRRAAGQICVGTSVVARSRDAGWQQGKVLKTVTNEDGSVKYKIGFANKSRSLVSGHHVAFERRPRLSQLKVGTRVVMERRDATPQYSTGILAELPSWKNRMRFLVFLDDHTPHYVALPLLHLVCDQLANPLEEIANEQHRRFMMEYIREWPFLPQIAYMVGETINAELSGAQQECVVEVVDCSLIQVLFLKDQQKDWIYCGSTRLEDMMKLRSIC; from the exons atggaggagctggagatgaCCACAGAAGCCTTCCAAAAGTGGATCAGAGTGAACCTGAAGCACCAGGTCTTCATGGAAGTGGAAGAGAAATTCAAACTGTTGCAGTCTCTTTTGGACAGGAGGGAGAAactgtctgctcacctgctgcagctctgcag GTCTGTTGCACGATGCGAAGCTCTTGTGAAGAAACAGTACTCTTTTCTGGGCTGGGAATACACAGAACCGGATTCTGGTGATGCTCAGAACGCAACAGGTGGTGAGGTCTCGTCCATTAAAGAGAAACCACACGCAGGTGTGCTGCCACAGGGCTGGGAGCATACAGGCGGAAAAGTCACGCCTGACAGGCAGCCGGTGGTTCTCCTGACCCGACTTCCTCCCTGTGAACTCAGCTCCTTATCCCTGCCGGCATCACAGATCCCCGGCAGGGGGCACGAGTCCTCTAAGACTTCAGATGAGGACGAACCGCAGGAAACGGGCGACTCGGATGTTTCTGTGTCAAGTTTTATCACTTTGCATAAGAGGAGAAAACGGGAGCAAAAGGATGAGAAACTGGACACGAGCCCTTCGACAGGTTCTGAAGGCACTGGAGCCGTAGGATCTGTCCAGAACAAAGCAGGTATCAAACacaaggagaggaagatgatggaAGTAACCACACGACCAGCCAGCAACAAAG TAAAGTTCAGGAGTGAAGCGTGTCGCAGGGCTGCAGGGCAGATCTGCGTGGGCACGAGTGTCGTAGCCAGGAGTCGGGACGCCGGCTGGCAGCAGGGCAAAGTCCTGAAAACAGTAACAAATG AAGATGGAAGCGTCAAGTACAAAATTGGGTTTGCAAATAAGAGCCGGAGTTTAGTCTCTGGTCACCATGTGGCGTTTGAGCGGAGACCCAGGCTGAGTCAGCTGAAGGTCGGCACGCGTGTGGTGATGGAGCGCCGAGACGCAACCCCCCAATATTCCACGGGAATTTTAGCTGAGCTTCCCAGCTGGAAAAACCGGATGAG GTTCCTGGTTTTTCTTGACGATCACACGCCGCATTATGTGGCTTTACCGCTGCTTCACCTGGTGTGTGACCAAC TGGCAAACCCCCTGGAGGAAATAGCAAACGAGCAGCACAGACGTTTCATGATGGAGTATATAAGGGAATGGCCTTTTCTGCCTCAGATTGCCTACATGGTTGGAGAGACAATTAATGCTGAGCTTAGTGGAGCCCAGCAGGAATGTGTGGTGGAGGTGGTTGACTGCAGCTTAATACAGGTCCTGTTTCTG AAGGatcaacagaaggactggatttACTGTGGGTCCACACGCTTAGAAGACATGATGAAGTTGAGGAGTATTTGCTGA
- the clk2a gene encoding dual specificity protein kinase CLK2 isoform X2, whose translation MPHNRRHSSTDRDSRSSYQDRYRDRGRRHRHRRSPTYSSSSDRDRRGRGYRQEGSYARSRSRSYGNRSVEHRPFDRRCWEGYRRLDHSRDRDREREPHGVAEGYYQRDFSPDMYDYRRGRERDRERAESYRRKGSRRKHKRRRRRTRSYSPSSSRSNSRTRALSVRDDEEGHLICRTGDVLQERYEIVGTLGEGTFGRVMECIDHRRGGVHVALKIIKNVEKYKEAARLEINVLEKINEKDPDNKFHCVQMYDWFDYHGHMCISFELLALSTFDFLKENNYLPYSIVQVRHMAYQLCLAVKFLHDNKLTHTDLKPENILFVNSDFTMSYNVEKREERTVKNTGVRVVDFGSATFDHEHHSTIVSTRHYRAPEVILELGWSHPCDVWSIGCILFEYYVGFTLFQTHDNREHLAMMERILGPVPSRMIRKTRKQKYFYRGRLDWDDNSSAGKYVRDNCKPLRRYLLSEAEEHHQLFDLIESMLEYEPSKRLLLADALKHPFFERVGFGEAASSKTWEANRDISR comes from the exons ATGCCTCATAATCGACGGCACTCGTCTACAGACCGAGACAGTAGGAGCAGCTATCAAGACCGCTACAGAGACAGAGGACGAAGACACCGGCACCGGAGGTCGCCGACCTACTCCTCCAGTagtgacagggacaggaggggaCGAGGTTACCGACAAGAAGGAAGCTATGCACGCtcgaggag CCGCAGCTACGGCAATCGCTCCGTGGAGCACCGGCCGTTTGACAGAAGATGCTGGGAGGGATACAGACGCTTGGATCACAGCCGGGATCGTGACCGGGAAAGAGAGCCCCACGGAGTGGCCGAAGGTTACTACCAACGCGACTTTTCTCCAGACATGTACGACTACCGGCGAGGCCGCGAGAGGGATCGCGAGCGGGCTGAATCGTACCGGAGGAAAGGCAGCAGGCGTAAGCACAAAAGAAGGCGGCGTAGAACAAGGTCCTATAGCCCATCGTCCTCG CGGAGCAACAGCCGGACGAGGGCACTGAGTGTGAGGGACGACGAGGAAGGGCACCTGATCTGTCGGACTGGTGACGTCCTGCAAGAGAGAT ATGAGATTGTTGGCACTTTGGGTGAGGGCACCTTTGGCAGAGTGATGGAGTGCATCGACCACCGCAG GGGAGGAGTTCACGTTGCTCTGAAAATTATCAAGAACGTGGAGAAGTACAAGGAAGCGGCTCGTCTGGAGATCAACGTGCTGGAGAAGATCAATGAAAAGGATCCTGATAATAAATT CCACTGCGTGCAGATGTATGACTGGTTCGACTACCACGGACACATGTGCATCTCCTTCGAGCTCTTGGCTCTGAGCACCTTTGattttctaaaagaaaacaactaCCTGCCGTACTCGATCGTTCAAGTGCGGCACATGGCCTATCAACTGTGTCTTGCTGTGAAGT TTCTCCATGACAATAAAttgacacacacagacctcaaACCTGAGAACATCCTCTTTGTCAATTCTGACTTCACGATGTCCTACAACGTAGAGAAG CGAGAAGAGCGAACGGTGAAGAATACGGGAGTCCGTGTGGTCGACTTTGGCAGTGCGACGTTTGACCACGAGCACCACAGCACCATCGTGTCCACGCGACATTACCGCGCCCCTGAGGTCATCCTAG AGCTGGGCTGGAGCCATCCCTGTGATGTGTGGAGCATCGGCTGCATCCTGTTTGAATATTATGTGGGATTTACTTTGTTCCAG ACGCACGACAACAGGGAGCACTTGGCCATGATGGAAAGAATTCTGGGCCCGGTTCCGTCTAGGATGATCCGAAAGACGAG GAAGCAGAAGTATTTCTATCGCGGCCGCCTGGACTGGGACGACAACTCTTCAGCGGGGAAATATGTCAGAGACAACTGTAAACCCTTACGG CGTTACTTGTTATCGGAGGccgaggagcaccaccagctgTTTGACCTCATTGAAAGCATGCTGGAGTACGAGCCTTCCAAacggctgctgctggctgacgCCCTGAAACACCCGTTCTTTGAAAGAGTGGGCTTTGGCGAGGCAGCGAGCAGCAAAACCTGGGAGGCTAATCGAGACATCAGCCGGTGA
- the clk2a gene encoding dual specificity protein kinase CLK2 isoform X1, with amino-acid sequence MPHNRRHSSTDRDSRSSYQDRYRDRGRRHRHRRSPTYSSSSDRDRRGRGYRQEGSYARSRSRSYGNRSVEHRPFDRRCWEGYRRLDHSRDRDREREPHGVAEGYYQRDFSPDMYDYRRGRERDRERAESYRRKGSRRKHKRRRRRTRSYSPSSSRSNSRTRALSVRDDEEGHLICRTGDVLQERYEIVGTLGEGTFGRVMECIDHRRGGVHVALKIIKNVEKYKEAARLEINVLEKINEKDPDNKFHCVQMYDWFDYHGHMCISFELLALSTFDFLKENNYLPYSIVQVRHMAYQLCLAVKFLHDNKLTHTDLKPENILFVNSDFTMSYNVEKKREERTVKNTGVRVVDFGSATFDHEHHSTIVSTRHYRAPEVILELGWSHPCDVWSIGCILFEYYVGFTLFQTHDNREHLAMMERILGPVPSRMIRKTRKQKYFYRGRLDWDDNSSAGKYVRDNCKPLRRYLLSEAEEHHQLFDLIESMLEYEPSKRLLLADALKHPFFERVGFGEAASSKTWEANRDISR; translated from the exons ATGCCTCATAATCGACGGCACTCGTCTACAGACCGAGACAGTAGGAGCAGCTATCAAGACCGCTACAGAGACAGAGGACGAAGACACCGGCACCGGAGGTCGCCGACCTACTCCTCCAGTagtgacagggacaggaggggaCGAGGTTACCGACAAGAAGGAAGCTATGCACGCtcgaggag CCGCAGCTACGGCAATCGCTCCGTGGAGCACCGGCCGTTTGACAGAAGATGCTGGGAGGGATACAGACGCTTGGATCACAGCCGGGATCGTGACCGGGAAAGAGAGCCCCACGGAGTGGCCGAAGGTTACTACCAACGCGACTTTTCTCCAGACATGTACGACTACCGGCGAGGCCGCGAGAGGGATCGCGAGCGGGCTGAATCGTACCGGAGGAAAGGCAGCAGGCGTAAGCACAAAAGAAGGCGGCGTAGAACAAGGTCCTATAGCCCATCGTCCTCG CGGAGCAACAGCCGGACGAGGGCACTGAGTGTGAGGGACGACGAGGAAGGGCACCTGATCTGTCGGACTGGTGACGTCCTGCAAGAGAGAT ATGAGATTGTTGGCACTTTGGGTGAGGGCACCTTTGGCAGAGTGATGGAGTGCATCGACCACCGCAG GGGAGGAGTTCACGTTGCTCTGAAAATTATCAAGAACGTGGAGAAGTACAAGGAAGCGGCTCGTCTGGAGATCAACGTGCTGGAGAAGATCAATGAAAAGGATCCTGATAATAAATT CCACTGCGTGCAGATGTATGACTGGTTCGACTACCACGGACACATGTGCATCTCCTTCGAGCTCTTGGCTCTGAGCACCTTTGattttctaaaagaaaacaactaCCTGCCGTACTCGATCGTTCAAGTGCGGCACATGGCCTATCAACTGTGTCTTGCTGTGAAGT TTCTCCATGACAATAAAttgacacacacagacctcaaACCTGAGAACATCCTCTTTGTCAATTCTGACTTCACGATGTCCTACAACGTAGAGAAG AAGCGAGAAGAGCGAACGGTGAAGAATACGGGAGTCCGTGTGGTCGACTTTGGCAGTGCGACGTTTGACCACGAGCACCACAGCACCATCGTGTCCACGCGACATTACCGCGCCCCTGAGGTCATCCTAG AGCTGGGCTGGAGCCATCCCTGTGATGTGTGGAGCATCGGCTGCATCCTGTTTGAATATTATGTGGGATTTACTTTGTTCCAG ACGCACGACAACAGGGAGCACTTGGCCATGATGGAAAGAATTCTGGGCCCGGTTCCGTCTAGGATGATCCGAAAGACGAG GAAGCAGAAGTATTTCTATCGCGGCCGCCTGGACTGGGACGACAACTCTTCAGCGGGGAAATATGTCAGAGACAACTGTAAACCCTTACGG CGTTACTTGTTATCGGAGGccgaggagcaccaccagctgTTTGACCTCATTGAAAGCATGCTGGAGTACGAGCCTTCCAAacggctgctgctggctgacgCCCTGAAACACCCGTTCTTTGAAAGAGTGGGCTTTGGCGAGGCAGCGAGCAGCAAAACCTGGGAGGCTAATCGAGACATCAGCCGGTGA
- the clk2a gene encoding dual specificity protein kinase CLK2 isoform X3 — protein sequence MECIDHRRGGVHVALKIIKNVEKYKEAARLEINVLEKINEKDPDNKFHCVQMYDWFDYHGHMCISFELLALSTFDFLKENNYLPYSIVQVRHMAYQLCLAVKFLHDNKLTHTDLKPENILFVNSDFTMSYNVEKKREERTVKNTGVRVVDFGSATFDHEHHSTIVSTRHYRAPEVILELGWSHPCDVWSIGCILFEYYVGFTLFQTHDNREHLAMMERILGPVPSRMIRKTRKQKYFYRGRLDWDDNSSAGKYVRDNCKPLRRYLLSEAEEHHQLFDLIESMLEYEPSKRLLLADALKHPFFERVGFGEAASSKTWEANRDISR from the exons ATGGAGTGCATCGACCACCGCAG GGGAGGAGTTCACGTTGCTCTGAAAATTATCAAGAACGTGGAGAAGTACAAGGAAGCGGCTCGTCTGGAGATCAACGTGCTGGAGAAGATCAATGAAAAGGATCCTGATAATAAATT CCACTGCGTGCAGATGTATGACTGGTTCGACTACCACGGACACATGTGCATCTCCTTCGAGCTCTTGGCTCTGAGCACCTTTGattttctaaaagaaaacaactaCCTGCCGTACTCGATCGTTCAAGTGCGGCACATGGCCTATCAACTGTGTCTTGCTGTGAAGT TTCTCCATGACAATAAAttgacacacacagacctcaaACCTGAGAACATCCTCTTTGTCAATTCTGACTTCACGATGTCCTACAACGTAGAGAAG AAGCGAGAAGAGCGAACGGTGAAGAATACGGGAGTCCGTGTGGTCGACTTTGGCAGTGCGACGTTTGACCACGAGCACCACAGCACCATCGTGTCCACGCGACATTACCGCGCCCCTGAGGTCATCCTAG AGCTGGGCTGGAGCCATCCCTGTGATGTGTGGAGCATCGGCTGCATCCTGTTTGAATATTATGTGGGATTTACTTTGTTCCAG ACGCACGACAACAGGGAGCACTTGGCCATGATGGAAAGAATTCTGGGCCCGGTTCCGTCTAGGATGATCCGAAAGACGAG GAAGCAGAAGTATTTCTATCGCGGCCGCCTGGACTGGGACGACAACTCTTCAGCGGGGAAATATGTCAGAGACAACTGTAAACCCTTACGG CGTTACTTGTTATCGGAGGccgaggagcaccaccagctgTTTGACCTCATTGAAAGCATGCTGGAGTACGAGCCTTCCAAacggctgctgctggctgacgCCCTGAAACACCCGTTCTTTGAAAGAGTGGGCTTTGGCGAGGCAGCGAGCAGCAAAACCTGGGAGGCTAATCGAGACATCAGCCGGTGA